CGTTGGGAGTAATCTTTCTTACAAAATCAGTCATGGTTCTTTTTTTTGAAGGTGCAAATTTACGTTTAAATTGTACACATACAATGGAAACCCTTTAGATTTAACCTAAAGTTTACTATAACGTTTTAGAAAATATCACAGAACGAGTTATAAATTGATTATCAGAGGATTATGAAAAAACAGCTAAACCAAGGCCCTTATGTTGGCATAAGAATTTTCAAGAGCCTTTTCTATCTGTGAATTATTGAGCCATTCCACTTTTGTAATACCTTCGTCTTCTTGACCATTAAGTTTGCCAGCAAACGTGGTTTTCATTTCAAACCAATGGGTTATTTTTATTTTGTAGCGTCCGTTACGCTTAAAAATATGGTAAGTTGTATCCAAAGGTTTTGTAATTTTCAACCCATTAACCCCTGTCTCCTCGGTAACTTCACGAATGGCGGTTTCTTCTATCGATTCTTTCTTTTCGGCTTTTCCTTTAGGCAAATCCCATTTATCATTTCTGTAAATAAACAAAACATCACCTTGGTTATTGTAAACCTTACCACCACCAGCGACCACATTAGGCAACTTTTTTAAAAACTTCTTTAGTAGTTTATCCCCGTTTTTATGTATGAGCCGAACTTCTTCAAACTGTCCTTTATTCAGTTTCCTTATAACTTTTTTAAGATTTACCGTTTTAAGTAAATAGTTTTTAAAGTTTGTTTCCTTTTCAACCACAGTTGTTAAAACAATAGGTTTGTCTCCAACAAAAACTTTAAGCATAGAGCATGATTGTTATCTAATTCAACATGGTAAAAATATCAATTTTTAAAGGCAATCTTGAAATTGTTGAAAAAAAATATTTTTTATTCAACCTTGTCGCTACGGTAAAATTAAATTTATGTTTAATTTTGTTGCTATGATTTTTAACAAAGAAACCGCAAAAAAAACAGCCGAGGTTTTATTGCAGATTAACGCCATAAAACTCAATCCGAAAACCCCGTTCACTTGGGCATCGGGCTGGAAATCTCCTATTTATTGCGATAACCGGATAGTTTTATCTTTCCCGCCTATTCGCAATTATATTCGCGAAACCATGGGCAAACACATAGAGCGACAGTACGGTAAGCCTGATGCCATTGCCGGTGTTGCTACAGGCGCTATTGGCATAGGCATGTTGGTTGCCGAATATTTAGGTTTACCTTTTATATATGTTCGTCCTGAAGCTAAAGGGCATGGACGTAAAAACCAAATTGAAGGTTTTGCTGAAAGCGGTCAAAATGTAGTGGTTGTTGAAGACCTTATTAGCACCGGTAAAAGTAGTTTGAATGCAGTGAAAGCGTTAAAGGAAGCAGGTATAAACGTTAAAGGCATGGTGGCCATTTTTACTTACGGATTTAATGTTGCTGCCGAAAACTTTGAAAAAGAACACGTTTTGTTGCACACTCTAAGCAATTATGAAAATTTACTTGAACAGGCTTTAGAAACCAATTACATTTCAGAAAAAGAACTTAAAACTTTATCTGAATGGAATGCCAACCCCAATGAATGGAACGCTAATTGATATAAAACTTAAAGTTATTTGAGTTGTTAACACCTCAACTGGTTAAAGCAACTTTTTTGAACTTAACAGATTTTAAAAAAAACAGAAACAACAAAATGAATTTAGAATCACCTAAAGTTAGTGTTGGTAAAACCCAAGCAGAAGTATTTAATTTTTTAAGCGATATTAAAAACTTTGAATCTTTAATGCCCGAAAACATCAGCAAATTTGAAGTGTTAAGTGATGATACTTTTATTTTCGCATTATCTGGCATGCCCGAAATCACGCTGAAAAAGAAAGAGGTTATTGCCCCCAATAAAATTGTTTTTGGTGCAGCTGGCGGAAAAATAGATTTTTCGCTTATAAGCCATATTACTGAAAAAGAAGAGAATTCCAGTAATGTTCAGTTAGAATTTTCTGGAGATTTTAACCCCATGATGGCCATGATGATCAAAAAGCCCATCACAAAATTTATTGAAACTTTGGCTACTGGTATACCAAAAGCAATTTAATACATTAATGTAATTTCTTTTAAGCTAAATGCCTTAATTACATTATCCTCGAGCAAAACCATAAGGCTTCCATTATCGGCAATGCCTTCTATAAAACCCGAAAACAACGCGCCTTCAGCATCTTTAAATGTCGAAGGTTTATTTTTTCTAAACAGAAGACTTTCGTATTCTTTTTTAATTAATTCGTATTTACCTTTCTCCAACAGCGAAAAATAATGCTGTAATTGTTTCAAAATATACAAGGCTATTTCATCGGTATTATAATGTTGCCCTGAAATACATTTTAATGACGACGCCTGAGGTAAATCTTTAAATTCAGTTTGATTTACATTTAGGCCTACACCTAAAATAGAAGCATTTAATTTACTTTGCTTTATGACATTTTCAATTAAAATGCCACATATCTTCTTGCGTTCTGACAAAATGTCGTTTGGCCATTTAATGCTTAAACGTGGCAGAGAACAATCTTTTAACGCATTTACAACGGCCAAAGCGGCAACCATACTTATAAAAAAAGGCGATTTTAATTCATTTTTGGAAACGTCCTTAAACACACTAAACGTTAGGTTTTTAGATGCTTGTGATTCCCAAACAGTCCCCATTTGCCCACGGCCATTGGTTTGGTTTCGTGTAATAACCGTAGTAAAATCCTCCAGTTTTTGGGTACTATACAAATTTCGTAAATAACTGTTTGTGGAATCGGTGGCATTAAGTTTGATTATACGCATTTGCAGGTTATTTGTCAGCTAATAAATCTTATGGTTATTTTAAAGTATAAAGAACCAAAAAAATAATAACTTTGCACAAATTAATTAAAATTAATGGCGAAAGAAAAAATAAGCACAGACCAACTCATATCGGTAATAATAAGCGGAATTGAAGACGTTAAAGGAAAAGAAATTAGTATTCTTGATTTAAGGGAAATTGAAAACACGGTTTGTGATTACTTTATAATATGCGAAGGCACTTCAAACACCCAGGTAAACGCCATTGTTAACTCCATCCAAAGAAAAGTTAGTAAAGAATTAAAAGACACCCCTTGGCATACCGAAGGTGCTGATAATGCCGAATGGGTATTAATAGATTATGTAAACGTTGTGGTGCACGTGTTCCAAAAGCACATAAGAGAATATTACGATATTGAAAGCCTTTGGGGCGACGCAAAAACAACAACTATAGAAACAAGCTACTAAAAAATTGCAATGGCAAACGATAAAAAAAACACAAACGACAAAAAGCCTAAATTCAGTCCGTACTGGATTTATGGCATCCTTATAGCTATTTTTCTCGGGTTTCAACTATTTAGTGGTAGCGACTACCAAGATGGTAACTCGACCACCCCTTCTGATTTTTTTAAGTACCTAGAAGCGGGCGATGTTGCTAAAGTTGACATTGTTAAAAACACCCGAGTAGCCAAGGTTTATTTAACTAAAGAAGCAGAGGCCAAAGAAGAACATAGAGGATCTAAACCACAAACGTTTTTACCGTCTACATCTGAACTACCAAACTATAAATTTGAATTTGGTGATCTTCAAAACTTTGAAAACCGCTTAAACGACACTGTAAAAAATCTGGACAGTAAACCTGTTATAAAGTTTGACACAGAAACCAACGACTGGGGTAATTTGCTTATGGGCATTTTACCATTCATTTTACTAATAGCCGTTTGGATATTTATTATGCGTCGTATGTCTGGTGCGGCAGGTGGTGGTGCTGGCGGACAGATTTTCAACATCGGAAAATCTAAGGCGAAACTGTTCGACCAAAACACCGAAGTAAAAACCAGTTTTAAAGATGTTGCTGGACTTGAAGGTGCCAAAGAAGAAGTACAGGAAATTGTAGATTTTCTTAAATTCCCAGAAAAGTATACCACTTTGGGTGGTAAAATACCGAAAGGCGCACTACTTGTAGGACCTCCTGGAACAGGTAAAACTTTATTAGCCAAAGCCGTTGCTGGTGAGGCTAAAGTACCTTTCTTTTCATTATCAGGTTCCGATTTTGTTGAAATGTTTGTTGGTGTGGGGGCTTCCCGTGTTCGCGATTTGTTCAAACAAGCTAAAGAAAAATCACCATCCATCATCTTTATTGATGAAATTGATGCCATTGGTCGTGCCAGAGGTAAAAACGCGATGTCCGGTAGTAACGACGAACGTGAAAATACATTAAACCAGTTGTTAACCGAAATGGACGGTTTTGGTACCAACACCAATGTCATTGTTTTGGCGGCAACCAACAGGGCTGATATTTTAGATAAAGCACTGATGCGTGCAGGACGTTTCGACCGTCAAATTTTTGTTGATTTACCCGATGTTCGCGAGCGAAAAGAAAT
This genomic stretch from Flavobacteriaceae bacterium GSB9 harbors:
- a CDS encoding NUDIX domain-containing protein — protein: MLKVFVGDKPIVLTTVVEKETNFKNYLLKTVNLKKVIRKLNKGQFEEVRLIHKNGDKLLKKFLKKLPNVVAGGGKVYNNQGDVLFIYRNDKWDLPKGKAEKKESIEETAIREVTEETGVNGLKITKPLDTTYHIFKRNGRYKIKITHWFEMKTTFAGKLNGQEDEGITKVEWLNNSQIEKALENSYANIRALV
- the pyrE gene encoding orotate phosphoribosyltransferase, whose translation is MIFNKETAKKTAEVLLQINAIKLNPKTPFTWASGWKSPIYCDNRIVLSFPPIRNYIRETMGKHIERQYGKPDAIAGVATGAIGIGMLVAEYLGLPFIYVRPEAKGHGRKNQIEGFAESGQNVVVVEDLISTGKSSLNAVKALKEAGINVKGMVAIFTYGFNVAAENFEKEHVLLHTLSNYENLLEQALETNYISEKELKTLSEWNANPNEWNAN
- a CDS encoding SRPBCC family protein — translated: MNLESPKVSVGKTQAEVFNFLSDIKNFESLMPENISKFEVLSDDTFIFALSGMPEITLKKKEVIAPNKIVFGAAGGKIDFSLISHITEKEENSSNVQLEFSGDFNPMMAMMIKKPITKFIETLATGIPKAI
- a CDS encoding biotin--[acetyl-CoA-carboxylase] ligase, which produces MRIIKLNATDSTNSYLRNLYSTQKLEDFTTVITRNQTNGRGQMGTVWESQASKNLTFSVFKDVSKNELKSPFFISMVAALAVVNALKDCSLPRLSIKWPNDILSERKKICGILIENVIKQSKLNASILGVGLNVNQTEFKDLPQASSLKCISGQHYNTDEIALYILKQLQHYFSLLEKGKYELIKKEYESLLFRKNKPSTFKDAEGALFSGFIEGIADNGSLMVLLEDNVIKAFSLKEITLMY
- the rsfS gene encoding ribosome silencing factor, which produces MAKEKISTDQLISVIISGIEDVKGKEISILDLREIENTVCDYFIICEGTSNTQVNAIVNSIQRKVSKELKDTPWHTEGADNAEWVLIDYVNVVVHVFQKHIREYYDIESLWGDAKTTTIETSY
- the ftsH gene encoding ATP-dependent zinc metalloprotease FtsH, translating into MANDKKNTNDKKPKFSPYWIYGILIAIFLGFQLFSGSDYQDGNSTTPSDFFKYLEAGDVAKVDIVKNTRVAKVYLTKEAEAKEEHRGSKPQTFLPSTSELPNYKFEFGDLQNFENRLNDTVKNLDSKPVIKFDTETNDWGNLLMGILPFILLIAVWIFIMRRMSGAAGGGAGGQIFNIGKSKAKLFDQNTEVKTSFKDVAGLEGAKEEVQEIVDFLKFPEKYTTLGGKIPKGALLVGPPGTGKTLLAKAVAGEAKVPFFSLSGSDFVEMFVGVGASRVRDLFKQAKEKSPSIIFIDEIDAIGRARGKNAMSGSNDERENTLNQLLTEMDGFGTNTNVIVLAATNRADILDKALMRAGRFDRQIFVDLPDVRERKEIFEVHLRPLKKAKDLDLDFLSKQTPGFSGADIANVCNEAALIAARNGKKQVDKQDFLDAVDRIIGGLEKKNKIITPSEKKAVAYHEAGHATVSWMLEHAAPLVKVTIVPRGRSLGAAWYLPEERLIVHPEQMLDEMCAALGGRAAEKVIFNKISTGALSDLEKVTKQARAMVTMYGLSDKIGNLTYYDSSGQNEYGFTKPYSEETAELIDKEISRIIEEQYDRAVKLLEENKDKLTELAEVLLEKEVIFKDNLEKIFGKRAFEKEETIVAKTEREIKEKEKSDEEE